In Leptolyngbya sp. NIES-2104, the genomic window CAGGCGGATACCCGGCACATCGCTGCAAAATCCAGAGCGCTTCAGTATAAGCAAGATGTCCCACATGCCACCCGATCGGACTGAAATCAGGATGTGCTTGAGTGCAAAAGGTTTCGTAATCGAGCGATTGAATGAGAGTTAGCGTGTTCGATCGACACTGCTGCATCGAATCGCGCAACTCAGATCGGAGTGACATCTGGCTCAAAATCATGATCAACGGTCAACAAACAGCGATCGGGCAATGCTTTCCACTTTCCCTCAAACATCGGCTCTGATGCAATCAGTACTGAGTCTGAAAACTTTGGATCATTCTGCAAATAATAGAGCGTCGGAGTCGGAATGCCTTGAGCATAGCGAGAAGCGACAAGCTGGTTGCCATCACTCAAAATCAGGTTGGCAGAAAACGGAACCTGATGTTTTTCACCTAATTCCGTCAGCACTTTCAGGGTCTGATGTAACGCATCGGTGAGACTAGCACTTGATTCCAATTCATCGATCACAGTGGCGAAGATATGTTCTGAATCGGTTAATCCTTGCACCATTTGATAAGCAAGGTCACTTAAGCGATCGCGCATCGGACGATACAAGGTGTGGCGAAAGTCTTTGATAAATCCGTTGTGCAATCCCAGAATCGACGCATATTGAAACGGTTGAGTATTACTTAAATCCGTCGCGAGTCCCGCTGTTGCACTGCGAACATTTGCCAGCACACAACCCGATTCGACATATCGCCCTAAACTTTGTAAATTCACCTCGTTCCAAATTGGTAAAGTACTGCGGTAGGTAAACGGTTCGGTTTCACGAGTGGGATGATACCAACCGATGCCGAAACCGTCAGCGTTCATCGTCCCTGCTGTCATTTCTTTGGGCTGATAGCTTTGGACGAGAAGAGAATGATCGGATTGAGAAACTAAACGATCGAGCAACACAGGCTGCCCTAAATAACCAAGCAAACGACACATAAAGATGGGGAGGAATCGAACTTCCTCAATCTGACACAAATTCTCAGCTTATGGTTTCAACCGCCAAGCCGCGATCGCTAAACAAACCCATCCCGTCATAAATGCCGCTCCACCGATCGGAGCTACTGCGCCTAAAATTTTCACGCCTGACAGTGACAAAGCGTAGAGACTGCCAGAAAACAACACAATTCCGGCGATAAATGAAATTCCTGAAGCGGTTAAAAGTGGATCTGAGAATTCGGATTGTCGGATAAAAAGAGCGACTAGAATTAATGCGATCGCGTGATACATCTGATATCGCGCTCCGGTTTCAAAGATTTCTAAAGCGCGATCGTCTAATTTGGCTCTCAGCGCATGAGTTGCAAAAGCACCTCCCGCAACTGAAATTCCTGCAAGAATCGCTCCAGCTAATAAAAAGAAACGCATCATTTTCAATCCTTGCAATTTGTTCTACTCAATGATTCTAGATCTGCGTTTCTCGATTGAATTCATAGAGATCGTAAAAATTAAGTTATGTAAATGAATTTGAATTGATTCTGATCTATTTAGAGAATCAATAAGCACGTAAATTCGAGTAGTTTAGACCTTTTCAAAAACGAAAGTTTAGAAACGAAACCTAAGCGATTAATAGACTCAAAGTAATCTCAATAAAAGTACTGTCTCAATTAATTTGGCTTCCTCAAAGCTTCTTTCAATCGAGCTTTCAGGCGTTTCCAGGATTTGTATCATTCAAAATCAATCCTGATAATTGCTCAACACAAGTGAGAAGAATTACCTAGAAAATCAACTTAAAATAAAAACTTATTGAATCGATTGGATATTACTCTTATTGTTTTATTCCTAACCTGTTCAAGATCACCATAAAAGGCTATAAACTGATTTTCATCAGAGAAGAAACAGCAAATTTCTTCAAGGTTTATTCCTTAATTGAATACTTGAACGCAGATACAAATGTCGTTCGGTTGCAGCTTCTACCTGTTCGTCCAAACATTAGAAAGCGTGAGATACTGTACGGCTTCGCGCCCACTGGGTCGCTGAATTTGTGTTGAGAATTCAATTCAATTTGTACTCAGTTTCACTTACTCAAAAAGCTGTCACTTTGGGATTCCTCCTGACGGCTTCTCATGTCAAAAAATAGCGATTTTGTTGGTTAGGAGATTTGTGTTATGAGTCAGTATTCTCGCCGTCGATTCTTGTTCACCGCGACCGCCACTGGAATCGGTGCGATCGCGCTCAAAGGTTGTGTTGGAAACCCTCCAAGCTCTGGAGGAGGAACTGCAACGGCTCCCACTTCCCCTGGTGCTGTTCCTGCGGTGAATCCAGGTGGCGCTGATGCTCCAGAAGTCACCACCGCTCGTCTCGGCTATTTGCCCATCTTTGAAGCGGCACCGTTCATTGTGGCGGTGGAAAAAGGCTTCTTCAAAAAGTACGGCATGACCGATGTGCAAGTTCTGAAGCAATCGTCTTGGGGTGCACTGCGCGATAACATCGTCATCGGCGCAGGCGGCGGCGGAATCGATGGCGCACAATTCCAAATGCCGATGCCCTACGCGATCGCAGACGGCAGAATCACCGATAACCGGAAAGTGCCGATGTACGTGATGATGCAAACTTCCACACAGGGAAATGGAATTGCGATCGCCAATAAGCACCTCGGCAAAAATCTCCACCTTGACTTATCTAAAGGCGGTGCCAATTATCTTAAAGAGCTTTCCTCGAAAGGCACACCGTTCACCGCAGCGTACACTTTCCCTGGTGCAAACCAAGAATTGTGGATTCGCTACTGGCTGGCAGCAGGTGGAATTAACCCCGATACCGATGTCAAACTCATCGTCGTTCCTCCAGCGCAAACGGTCGCGAACATGAAGACCGGAACCATGGACGGATTTAGCACAGGCGACCCTTGGCCCTTCCGCATTTTGTCAGACAACATCGGCTTTATGGGTGCTCTGACCGCTCAAATGTGGAAAGACCACCCCGAAGAATACTTTGGCATGAGAGCCGATTGGGTAGACAAGCACCCGAAAGCCGCTAAAGCTTTGTTGAAAGGCATGATGGAGGCACAGCAATGGTGCGACAATCAGGCAAACCGCAAAGAACTCGCTCAAATTCTCAGCGGACGAGAATTCTTTAATCTGCCCGTCAACATTCTCGAAGCACCGCTAGCGGGTCGGTACAACATGGGCGACGGTCAGCCCGAAATCAACGATGCGGCGATGGGTCCGCTCTACTGGAAAGACAGCAAAGGCAGCGTGTCTTACCCATACAAGAGCCACGATATCTGGTTCCTGACCGAGAACATTCGCTGGGGCATCATTCCAGCAGAAACCGATGTGAAAGCATTGGTGGATAAAACCAATCGGGAAGATCTTTGGAAAGAAGCTGCGAAAGAAGCAGGAATTGCAGATGCAGATGTCCCCAAAGAAACGACCCGTGGCGTTGAAACCTTCTTCGATGGCACGAAGTTCGATGCGGCGAATCCGACCGAATATCTCAAGAGCCTGAAAGTGAAGAAAGTCAACGTTTAGTGAAAGGATGCGATCGTGCAGGGCAATGGTGCGATCGCGCCTCAATCTAGCACTTAAAAAATTCAGCAGTTTGGAGCGTCGATACAATTTCTCCAAAGTGCGATCGAGTGTCCCAAAGGATAGCAGCAAGAGTGCGGAACATCGAAAGATGTCCTGTGCTCTTGTTTTCTTATCTTCCAAGTTTGTTCGGAATTCCTTCACATCCACCGGGAATGGTTCCGCGTGTGTTTGTCCCACCCCACGCACAACAGTAGTAGCGCTGCTCTTCAGTCATATCTTCCGCCCCGGTAAAATCGGCATTTTCAACGACTGCACCCGTATACGCTCCGGTTTTAAAGTTCGGGGGTTCAGTCCGGCTTCGAGGCGAAGCGGTTTCGACCTTGCCGTAGAAGAATCGAGTCCCGCTTAAGTCGGCTCCTCGCAGACTCGCACCACAGAGGACAGTGCGAGCAAAATTCGTTTTGACCAAATCGCAGTTGGTTAAATTAGCGCGGATTAGGTTCGCTTCACTCAAATCTGTCCAGCGTAAATCCGTTCCTGAAAGATCCGCTGCCGCCAACATAATGCCGAGATCGATCACGCGAATTCCATTCAATCGATCTTCTGCATATCCGCCTGTTCCGTTGAGAATTGCCCGTCCTAGCCGTAAATCGCGTTTGAGCGGAGAAAGTAACTTGGCACGAGACAGGAATCGAATGATTTTCGCCTTTCCAGAACCGTCAACGCTGCCGAGAATTGCTGCCGTTCGTCCTTCTGCGATCGCTCTTTCTTGGGGCCAATCTTCGAGCAATCCTTCTTCATCCAAGACCAAATCCGAAATTCCCTGAAAATATGTATCGATCGTTTGCTGCTGCGTAATCGTATTTTGCTGCACAGTGAGTTCGATCGAGATCACGTACTGTCGCCATGCAATATACACTGCCAAAACCGCAATCAAAATCTGTCCTAGCGCACCAAACACTTCACCGAGTGCACCGATCGCATCCCATTGAAGCGTGTTGTACAACTCTCCAAGTGCTCGATCGACTCCCAATAATTTGAGTACCCCAGTCAAGCCCACTAATGCCCCAATCGACCCTAAAACGATTCCTTGATCCTGCTCGGTGAGAATTTCCATCACCACGGGTTTCACCGTTGGATAAAGAATCTGAGCCGACAGCAACAGCGCCACGATCGAGCCTGCCAAAATCATCCAAAACTGATTCAGAAATAGCCCGATCGAAACCACCAACAGCGCCACGATCAAAATTAGCGATCGATTCAAATTCGGAGGCGGTGCGCCAAATCGAGGCGGGGATTGATGAGCCGCTGTGCGTTCTCTAGAGATTTCTGCGCGAGTGGGAATCGAAGAAATGTCAGAACCTGCGCCGTTATTCGTTCCGTTGGTCGTATGAGAGGAAGCCAAATTAGGATCAACAGACATGGGCATTTGTGAATACAGTCATCATGCTTATCCTACCCGCTTCGCGAAGTGGCGATCGGGGTCTGGTGGGTCTATAAATTTGAGCATTGATGGAAATATTGCAGCATCATGCAAAAAATATTTCTTGTAATGTGACAAAAATCGGCTTTTATGCCATAAAATTCGTTCAACTTGTCTGAATTGCAGTATTACTAATCTGTGACATGATGCGTGTGGAGTCGAAACAGTATGGGTTACGCAACTGAATCAAGTCAGCTCTCGATCGAGGAGAGGGCGCGATCGGGTGACTTTCAAGCGATCGCATACTGGCTGAATGTGTTTCTGCTTCCCCATAATCTGTTTGCTCAAGCCGAAGCCGCTCCCCAACCCGGCTGTATTCGCGTCTTAGTCGAATTCCATCCTTCTCCTGAAATCGATGCCTCCTCACCCGAATTTCAGCAGAGTCTAGTCCGTTTTATCTGTCATCACATCTGGAAACTGAATTCGGATGCGATCGACGGGGTTCAGGTGTTTGCTCGATTCATCGGTAAACCCCAACTCCTCTGGCGTAAAACGGTTCGGGTTGTTTCTCCAGCTCGTCGCGCAAAACTGGCAGAATCTTCAGAGCCGCAACCTTCACCCGCAGAATTGCAAACCAAGATTCGACAGGTGACCCGGCAAAAAGTTCAGTTCCGCGCTTTACGATCGCTTCTCCTCACCGGAACAACCGCCGCCGCGTTTATTTTCGGATGCTGGCTCGGTTACGCGGATTCCCCGACCGAACAAAAAACAGCCACCGCTGCGAATTCAGAAACGGTCGCTCGATCGAATACGGTTACGACCGCTTTAGAACCTGTGCAAGTAGAAACAACTGGCACAGCTCAGGATGGAACGGCGACGCTGCTCTTTGGGGGCGATGTGTCTCTGACGCAGCACTACACCGACCTGGTGAAAGACGACACAAAATGGGCGTTTGCGGCACTCCAGGAAACAAAATTGGCAGATGTGTCGATCGTCAATCTCGAAGCTCCATTCACCACCGCAACCGATTCTACGAAGAGCGATCCGCTCAAAGCGAATCCAGCCGAAGTGGAAGTGCTTAAAAATGGCGGAATTAGCCTCGTGAATTTGGCAAATAACCGCATCATGGATTACCAAAGCGCGGGATTAGAAGAAACGATTAAAACTCTAGATCAAGCGGGCATTCGGCACTTTGGAGCGGGACGAGATGCCAAAGAAGCTCGTCGCCCGGAAATTCTCGATGTTGATGGGCAACGAGTCGCGTATCTCGGTTATTTCGGAGCCGAAGATCAAGCCGCCAGAGACGCGCAACCTGGAACGAACTTGAAACAAAACGATCGCATTGCCGCTGATATTCAAGCGATTCGGGGTCAGGTCGATTGGGTGATCGTGAATTTCCACTGGGGCGATGACATTGCCAAGTATCCGAACGATGCTCAAATGGCACTCGCACGATTCTCGATCGATCAAGGAGCCGATTTAGTCGTGGGGCATCACTCCAATATTCTGCAAGGTGCAGAAGTTTATAAAGGTCGTCCGATCGTCTACTCATTGGGCAATTTCATTTTTGGTGGCAAGGCAGAAAGCGATTATGACAGTACCATGCTGAGAGTTGCCCTCAAAGATCGGCAAATGAAAGTTGAGTTGTTACCTGTTGAAGTGCAAGGATTTCAGCCACGAATTGCCACAGGCGATCGCGCTC contains:
- a CDS encoding DUF423 domain-containing protein; its protein translation is MMRFFLLAGAILAGISVAGGAFATHALRAKLDDRALEIFETGARYQMYHAIALILVALFIRQSEFSDPLLTASGISFIAGIVLFSGSLYALSLSGVKILGAVAPIGGAAFMTGWVCLAIAAWRLKP
- a CDS encoding CapA family protein; this encodes MGYATESSQLSIEERARSGDFQAIAYWLNVFLLPHNLFAQAEAAPQPGCIRVLVEFHPSPEIDASSPEFQQSLVRFICHHIWKLNSDAIDGVQVFARFIGKPQLLWRKTVRVVSPARRAKLAESSEPQPSPAELQTKIRQVTRQKVQFRALRSLLLTGTTAAAFIFGCWLGYADSPTEQKTATAANSETVARSNTVTTALEPVQVETTGTAQDGTATLLFGGDVSLTQHYTDLVKDDTKWAFAALQETKLADVSIVNLEAPFTTATDSTKSDPLKANPAEVEVLKNGGISLVNLANNRIMDYQSAGLEETIKTLDQAGIRHFGAGRDAKEARRPEILDVDGQRVAYLGYFGAEDQAARDAQPGTNLKQNDRIAADIQAIRGQVDWVIVNFHWGDDIAKYPNDAQMALARFSIDQGADLVVGHHSNILQGAEVYKGRPIVYSLGNFIFGGKAESDYDSTMLRVALKDRQMKVELLPVEVQGFQPRIATGDRAHEILHQIESVSDVFQQPLKSPTIIDARSNTVMPPEDSIVKPDSEQTTPDSQSTPEPSTDSQTAPEPSTDSQSTPAPSPETSPEASSTPSSPDPTAQPTPADQPWNNNSFINRSNSQSPTPMVPQSAPSPQAMDHKRDRQTHAGDADRLVPTNSIEPGRRRYADLPAHADPNS
- a CDS encoding CmpA/NrtA family ABC transporter substrate-binding protein translates to MSQYSRRRFLFTATATGIGAIALKGCVGNPPSSGGGTATAPTSPGAVPAVNPGGADAPEVTTARLGYLPIFEAAPFIVAVEKGFFKKYGMTDVQVLKQSSWGALRDNIVIGAGGGGIDGAQFQMPMPYAIADGRITDNRKVPMYVMMQTSTQGNGIAIANKHLGKNLHLDLSKGGANYLKELSSKGTPFTAAYTFPGANQELWIRYWLAAGGINPDTDVKLIVVPPAQTVANMKTGTMDGFSTGDPWPFRILSDNIGFMGALTAQMWKDHPEEYFGMRADWVDKHPKAAKALLKGMMEAQQWCDNQANRKELAQILSGREFFNLPVNILEAPLAGRYNMGDGQPEINDAAMGPLYWKDSKGSVSYPYKSHDIWFLTENIRWGIIPAETDVKALVDKTNREDLWKEAAKEAGIADADVPKETTRGVETFFDGTKFDAANPTEYLKSLKVKKVNV
- the egtC gene encoding ergothioneine biosynthesis protein EgtC, encoding MCRLLGYLGQPVLLDRLVSQSDHSLLVQSYQPKEMTAGTMNADGFGIGWYHPTRETEPFTYRSTLPIWNEVNLQSLGRYVESGCVLANVRSATAGLATDLSNTQPFQYASILGLHNGFIKDFRHTLYRPMRDRLSDLAYQMVQGLTDSEHIFATVIDELESSASLTDALHQTLKVLTELGEKHQVPFSANLILSDGNQLVASRYAQGIPTPTLYYLQNDPKFSDSVLIASEPMFEGKWKALPDRCLLTVDHDFEPDVTPI
- a CDS encoding pentapeptide repeat-containing protein, producing MSVDPNLASSHTTNGTNNGAGSDISSIPTRAEISRERTAAHQSPPRFGAPPPNLNRSLILIVALLVVSIGLFLNQFWMILAGSIVALLLSAQILYPTVKPVVMEILTEQDQGIVLGSIGALVGLTGVLKLLGVDRALGELYNTLQWDAIGALGEVFGALGQILIAVLAVYIAWRQYVISIELTVQQNTITQQQTIDTYFQGISDLVLDEEGLLEDWPQERAIAEGRTAAILGSVDGSGKAKIIRFLSRAKLLSPLKRDLRLGRAILNGTGGYAEDRLNGIRVIDLGIMLAAADLSGTDLRWTDLSEANLIRANLTNCDLVKTNFARTVLCGASLRGADLSGTRFFYGKVETASPRSRTEPPNFKTGAYTGAVVENADFTGAEDMTEEQRYYCCAWGGTNTRGTIPGGCEGIPNKLGR